One window of the Ferrimicrobium sp. genome contains the following:
- the pheT gene encoding phenylalanine--tRNA ligase subunit beta, whose amino-acid sequence MKITLTWLAEFLDLGALFEVDEAVRVGPGHSGVRQLVDAMNELGMVVEGVEHAPASLDGVVVAEVVSLEPIEGADRIRATLVNDGEGEPKSVVCGAWNFKVGDKVPWARPGVTLPTGMTLSERKMRGVVSLGMLCSPVEVGVSSEAGGLLVLDPLTPAGVDFGAYFGISDDIVFDLAIEANRPDANCVLGVARDLAAWLRVDFWTPEPPITLEVMDDPKPNTDSRASDRLLVASLGGIETATFALRLSRRLHLGGMRSISPVVDASNYVMLEIGQPTHPYDATQLGGGTIAARFASVGEGIVTLDGSTRALETSDIVIVDGNDQVVGLAGVMGGLATEVSEATTSVLLEAAHFPADRIARTAKRLNARSEASARFERGTDPAILELAIVRIAELANLRIEGPIRRRIDATGPASPIEVRPTRVGAILGHESVDELLCVLEPGGPLERIGFRIEQAGALYRVTPPSFRPDVGSEIEAIEEIARHFGYQRITSTPLTVATTGGLTERQQLIRRLKGLLAGMGVFEAWSVTLVSPEERERAGGAGEPIELADPLVAQESELRQTVLAGLLRSLRVNVTRRSSPVALFEVGPVMQRWPVDGSAPSSDSSEQVSLPDERLRLGVLIEGDDNGLAVIAPVLTAVERLFGLDGVLGVAAIGEDLIGWPELHPGRRSQLRLGEEVVGVVGELHPRQIPEELVHLVEGRFGYLEIDFEPLVSSMQPIRRVEVPSVYTASTLDLSFSIGRDAPLGPLVALIEEAAGDLGADLAVFDRYVPTDDPEHIYVGLRLRLESDQGVITEGTLQSLIDTIDARAAVLGAQLRRG is encoded by the coding sequence GTGAAGATAACCCTGACATGGTTGGCCGAGTTCCTCGATCTCGGTGCTCTGTTCGAGGTCGACGAGGCGGTTCGTGTTGGTCCTGGCCATTCGGGTGTGCGACAACTCGTGGATGCAATGAACGAACTCGGTATGGTGGTCGAGGGGGTCGAGCACGCACCTGCCTCCCTCGATGGGGTCGTGGTGGCCGAGGTCGTCTCGCTCGAACCCATCGAGGGTGCTGACAGGATCCGTGCGACTCTCGTCAACGACGGCGAGGGGGAGCCCAAGTCGGTTGTCTGTGGAGCCTGGAACTTTAAGGTAGGGGATAAGGTGCCCTGGGCTCGCCCGGGTGTGACCCTCCCTACGGGTATGACGCTGAGCGAGCGCAAGATGCGCGGTGTCGTCTCACTCGGGATGCTCTGCTCACCGGTAGAGGTGGGGGTCTCCTCTGAGGCTGGTGGCCTGTTGGTCCTTGATCCCCTGACACCAGCCGGGGTGGACTTTGGGGCATACTTCGGGATCTCAGACGATATCGTCTTTGACCTAGCGATTGAGGCCAATCGACCCGATGCGAACTGCGTTCTTGGGGTGGCTCGCGATCTCGCTGCCTGGCTTCGGGTCGATTTCTGGACGCCCGAGCCCCCAATCACCCTGGAGGTGATGGACGATCCTAAGCCCAACACCGATTCTCGGGCCTCAGATCGCCTGTTGGTCGCCTCACTCGGTGGGATTGAGACGGCTACTTTTGCACTCCGGTTGAGTCGGCGCCTACACCTTGGTGGCATGCGCTCGATCTCGCCGGTGGTCGATGCGAGCAACTATGTGATGCTTGAGATCGGTCAGCCGACCCACCCCTATGACGCGACACAGCTCGGGGGAGGCACCATCGCTGCGCGTTTTGCGAGCGTTGGCGAGGGGATCGTCACGTTGGATGGATCGACGCGAGCGCTCGAGACCTCCGATATCGTCATCGTCGATGGCAACGACCAGGTCGTGGGTCTCGCCGGTGTGATGGGTGGGCTCGCCACCGAGGTGAGCGAGGCGACCACCTCGGTGTTGCTCGAGGCTGCACACTTTCCCGCGGACCGGATCGCGCGAACCGCGAAGCGGTTGAACGCCCGGAGTGAGGCATCGGCCCGTTTCGAGCGCGGTACCGATCCTGCGATCCTTGAACTGGCGATCGTCCGAATCGCTGAGCTGGCGAACCTTCGGATCGAGGGACCGATACGGCGCCGGATCGATGCTACTGGGCCAGCGTCCCCGATTGAGGTACGCCCCACTCGCGTCGGTGCGATCCTTGGCCACGAGTCAGTCGATGAGCTCCTTTGTGTACTCGAACCCGGTGGGCCATTGGAGCGTATTGGGTTTCGCATCGAGCAGGCCGGGGCGCTCTATCGAGTTACACCCCCCAGCTTTCGCCCCGATGTGGGGAGCGAGATCGAGGCGATCGAGGAGATCGCTCGCCATTTTGGGTATCAACGGATCACCTCGACGCCGCTCACAGTTGCGACCACTGGCGGTCTGACCGAGCGCCAGCAGCTGATTCGTCGTCTCAAGGGGCTGCTCGCGGGCATGGGAGTCTTTGAGGCCTGGTCGGTGACCCTTGTCTCTCCTGAGGAGCGAGAGCGAGCGGGAGGTGCAGGCGAACCGATCGAGTTGGCTGATCCGCTGGTTGCACAGGAGTCTGAACTGCGCCAGACGGTGCTGGCGGGACTGCTCCGCTCCCTTCGAGTAAACGTTACTCGGCGATCGAGCCCGGTTGCCCTCTTCGAGGTCGGGCCAGTGATGCAGCGGTGGCCGGTGGATGGATCGGCCCCAAGTAGCGATTCGTCGGAACAAGTCTCCTTGCCCGATGAGAGACTCAGGCTCGGGGTGCTGATCGAGGGGGATGATAATGGGTTGGCGGTGATCGCGCCGGTGCTGACCGCAGTTGAACGGCTCTTCGGTCTTGATGGTGTGCTCGGCGTGGCCGCTATCGGAGAGGATCTGATCGGCTGGCCCGAGCTGCACCCTGGTCGACGATCACAACTTCGCTTGGGCGAGGAGGTGGTGGGTGTAGTCGGTGAGCTCCATCCTCGCCAGATCCCTGAGGAGCTCGTTCACCTGGTGGAGGGTCGTTTTGGCTACCTGGAGATCGACTTTGAGCCCCTTGTCTCCTCAATGCAACCGATTCGCCGGGTCGAGGTCCCCTCGGTCTACACGGCGAGCACCCTGGATCTCTCCTTCTCAATCGGGCGTGATGCTCCCTTAGGGCCACTCGTGGCACTCATCGAGGAGGCGGCGGGTGATTTGGGGGCTGATCTGGCGGTTTTTGATCGGTATGTGCCAACCGATGACCCCGAACATATCTATGTGGGTCTTCGACTTCGCCTTGAATCAGATCAGGGAGTGATCACTGAGGGTACACTCCAGTCTCTTATTGACACCATTGACGCACGTGCAGCAGTGCTGGGGGCACAGCTTCGTCGAGGCTGA
- the pheS gene encoding phenylalanine--tRNA ligase subunit alpha, whose product MTIAYPYHHQWPRSAFILVMNAEEKGILRMAEIDATLAELADFCDESVAKLSTVMTNAELIAAKEAIHAHTTPLATIQKAMRNIAPEDRPRIGAALHEVRSRLEGAIDVSERRVNEVELANRLRTEHDDIAAYLHPGRLRGTGALHLLTQTRMMLEDLFIGMGFVVAEGPEVETEWHNFEALNIPKFHPARANQDSFYLNYGEPESTLLRTHTSPVQVRLMQTSELPIYAIVPGRVYRRDTPDARHTPAFHQLEALVVDKGITFANLKATIEAFTSAYFGPDIEARLRPAYFPFTEPSAEFEITCTVCKGDGCRTCSGTGWIELGGSGMVHPNVFAHVGIDPEVYSGFAFGFGIDRLVQMKVALGDMRILPENDLRVLAQMRGVL is encoded by the coding sequence ATGACTATTGCATATCCCTATCATCACCAATGGCCGAGGTCAGCGTTTATCCTGGTTATGAACGCCGAAGAGAAAGGTATCCTCCGCATGGCCGAGATTGACGCGACACTGGCGGAGCTCGCAGACTTCTGCGACGAGAGCGTCGCCAAGCTAAGCACTGTAATGACCAACGCTGAGTTGATCGCCGCTAAGGAGGCGATTCACGCGCACACCACCCCGCTCGCCACGATCCAGAAGGCGATGCGCAACATCGCTCCAGAGGATCGTCCGCGTATCGGCGCCGCCTTGCATGAGGTTCGGTCACGACTTGAGGGTGCGATCGATGTCAGCGAGCGTCGTGTCAACGAGGTCGAACTCGCCAACCGCCTTCGAACTGAGCATGACGACATCGCCGCCTACCTGCATCCAGGACGATTACGCGGCACGGGTGCCCTCCATCTTCTCACCCAGACGCGGATGATGCTCGAGGACCTCTTCATTGGGATGGGTTTTGTAGTTGCAGAGGGCCCAGAGGTGGAGACCGAGTGGCACAACTTCGAAGCCCTCAATATCCCCAAGTTCCACCCGGCGCGGGCGAACCAGGATAGCTTCTATCTGAACTACGGCGAGCCGGAGTCGACGCTCCTTAGGACCCACACCTCACCGGTGCAGGTCAGATTGATGCAGACGAGTGAGCTTCCGATCTACGCCATCGTGCCTGGCCGTGTCTATCGGCGTGATACCCCCGATGCTCGTCACACCCCCGCCTTTCACCAGCTTGAGGCCTTGGTGGTGGATAAGGGAATCACCTTTGCGAACTTAAAGGCGACGATCGAGGCCTTCACCTCTGCCTATTTTGGTCCTGACATCGAGGCTCGACTCCGCCCGGCCTACTTTCCCTTTACCGAACCCTCAGCGGAGTTTGAGATTACCTGCACCGTCTGCAAGGGCGATGGGTGTCGCACCTGCTCAGGTACGGGTTGGATCGAGCTTGGTGGATCGGGGATGGTGCACCCGAACGTCTTTGCCCATGTCGGGATCGATCCCGAGGTCTACAGCGGTTTTGCCTTTGGCTTTGGGATCGATCGGTTGGTGCAGATGAAGGTCGCCCTGGGTGACATGCGCATTTTGCCGGAGAATGATCTACGTGTGCTTGCACAGATGAGGGGAGTGTTGTGA
- a CDS encoding MFS transporter: protein MGGHSYPQGKPRRFLTEPARPQFIRDRPNAYWYAVAAVCFGAFMGQLDASIVTLAFPTMQRQFGVTVGAVQWVGLAYLLMLVASLIAVGRYADMVGRKLMYTFGFVVFIIGSALCGFAPDLTLLIVFRVIEAAGAAMLQANSVAIVAGVMPKEKLGRGIGVQGAAQALGLALGPMVGGLLIGLGGWPLIFFVNVPVGIVATVMAWYLIPRTRKLAAHTAFDWLGLAIFAPIGVALMLALSLGNQLGWSSPFVISMWIIAVVGMVLFVRRESRTAHPMLDLTLMKVKAFWAGVVSGWLIYFVIFGVLFVVPYYLERTLQFSSTRTGLELLAMPLAIGIFSPLSGRFADRLGAQPLMIFGMSLSVISLLVMAFDHGNLLLLVQLFAVGAGLGMSTAPNNAATMGAAPAHSSGVASGVLNMSRGLGTAVGLALTGVVFAIFATTHPINPVLVAEGFKYAAIFLAGISFIAVIVSIIRGNGSLASDPTLLVE from the coding sequence ATGGGAGGTCACAGTTACCCTCAAGGCAAACCTCGTCGGTTCCTGACTGAGCCGGCTCGTCCGCAGTTCATCAGGGATCGTCCGAACGCGTATTGGTACGCGGTGGCTGCGGTGTGTTTTGGTGCCTTTATGGGGCAATTAGACGCTAGCATCGTAACGCTCGCCTTTCCTACCATGCAGAGACAGTTCGGGGTAACCGTAGGTGCAGTGCAATGGGTTGGCCTCGCATATCTTCTCATGTTGGTCGCGAGTCTGATCGCGGTGGGTCGCTATGCCGATATGGTCGGCCGCAAACTCATGTACACCTTTGGTTTTGTGGTCTTTATTATCGGCTCTGCCCTGTGTGGCTTCGCTCCTGACCTTACGTTGCTCATTGTTTTTCGCGTGATTGAGGCGGCTGGTGCGGCCATGCTCCAAGCCAACAGTGTTGCGATTGTTGCTGGGGTGATGCCGAAGGAGAAGCTGGGTCGAGGAATCGGAGTACAGGGTGCAGCACAAGCCCTCGGTCTCGCCCTTGGTCCAATGGTGGGAGGACTACTGATTGGACTCGGAGGATGGCCGTTAATTTTCTTTGTCAACGTTCCTGTGGGCATCGTTGCCACCGTTATGGCCTGGTATCTTATCCCCCGCACGCGCAAACTGGCTGCACACACTGCTTTTGACTGGCTTGGCCTGGCTATCTTCGCACCCATTGGGGTGGCGCTCATGCTGGCTCTTTCGTTGGGCAATCAACTGGGTTGGAGCTCTCCATTTGTCATTTCGATGTGGATCATCGCGGTGGTAGGCATGGTTTTGTTCGTGCGGCGGGAAAGTCGGACTGCACACCCAATGTTGGACTTGACCTTGATGAAGGTCAAAGCATTCTGGGCCGGCGTTGTCAGTGGCTGGTTGATCTACTTTGTGATCTTTGGTGTTCTCTTTGTGGTCCCGTACTATCTCGAACGGACACTGCAGTTCTCGTCCACTAGGACTGGGCTAGAGCTACTAGCGATGCCACTGGCGATCGGGATTTTCTCGCCGCTTTCCGGTCGATTCGCGGACCGACTAGGGGCCCAGCCTCTCATGATTTTTGGAATGAGCCTCAGTGTGATCTCCTTGTTAGTCATGGCGTTCGACCATGGCAACCTTCTGCTTCTCGTTCAACTCTTCGCGGTTGGTGCTGGGCTGGGCATGTCGACAGCGCCCAATAACGCGGCGACAATGGGGGCTGCCCCCGCGCACTCTTCCGGTGTGGCTAGTGGAGTCTTGAATATGTCTCGGGGGCTAGGCACCGCAGTGGGCCTTGCTCTGACTGGAGTAGTTTTTGCTATCTTTGCGACCACGCACCCCATCAATCCTGTGCTAGTGGCAGAGGGCTTCAAGTATGCAGCCATCTTTCTCGCTGGTATATCCTTCATTGCAGTCATTGTCTCCATTATTCGTGGCAACGGTTCACTCGCATCGGATCCAACACTCTTGGTTGAGTAA
- a CDS encoding RNA methyltransferase encodes MLEGRRSLDQAIALGEAIGTVFVTEARFENYRHLGDQVRVVPERRLAQVSSLTNTDGVIGLAPLRLASLAFLANQECILVPVGLQDPGNLGTLIRSALAFFSQVGLLVGPKTVDPFSPKVVRATTGLISLVAVCEVDDYEQSLVELGEIGVSRLALLPHKQGNLAHARSLTPLALLVGSEAHGIEDALLEHCDAVVSIPQRNQVESLNAGVAGSIALFQLAQAAGYSDGDVR; translated from the coding sequence GTGCTCGAAGGTCGGCGTTCCCTCGATCAGGCCATCGCGCTTGGAGAGGCTATCGGGACGGTCTTTGTCACCGAGGCGCGGTTTGAGAACTATCGCCACTTGGGTGATCAGGTCCGCGTCGTTCCGGAGCGTCGTCTCGCCCAGGTCTCTTCCCTGACGAACACCGATGGCGTTATCGGTCTCGCTCCGCTACGGTTGGCGAGCCTCGCGTTCCTCGCCAACCAGGAGTGCATTCTCGTTCCGGTGGGTCTCCAGGATCCTGGTAACCTTGGAACGTTGATCCGGTCAGCACTTGCCTTCTTCTCTCAAGTTGGGCTTCTCGTCGGGCCAAAAACCGTTGATCCTTTCTCTCCCAAGGTGGTACGGGCTACGACGGGATTGATCTCATTGGTGGCGGTGTGTGAAGTAGATGACTATGAACAGAGTCTTGTTGAGCTCGGTGAGATAGGGGTGAGCCGCCTCGCCTTGCTCCCTCACAAGCAGGGCAACCTTGCCCATGCCCGGTCGCTGACCCCGTTGGCGTTGCTAGTGGGTTCTGAGGCACATGGCATTGAGGATGCACTCCTCGAGCATTGCGATGCGGTGGTCTCGATCCCCCAGCGTAACCAAGTCGAGTCGCTGAACGCTGGTGTCGCAGGATCGATTGCTCTCTTTCAATTGGCACAGGCAGCTGGCTACTCTGACGGAGACGTGAGGTAG
- the rplT gene encoding 50S ribosomal protein L20 — MARVKRSINSKKHRRKILELASGYYGNKSRSYRAAHEQVMHSLQYAYRDRRARKGEFRRLWIQRINAAARINGTSYSRLMFQMKEAGVEVDRKILADLAVTDPGAFARLVSSVSGR, encoded by the coding sequence ATGGCACGGGTTAAACGATCCATCAATTCAAAGAAGCATCGCCGCAAGATACTTGAGCTAGCAAGTGGTTATTATGGCAACAAGAGTCGGAGCTATCGGGCCGCTCATGAGCAGGTCATGCACTCGTTGCAGTACGCCTATCGTGACCGACGAGCACGCAAGGGTGAGTTTCGCCGCCTCTGGATTCAGCGTATCAACGCCGCTGCCCGGATCAACGGTACGAGTTACTCACGGCTGATGTTCCAGATGAAGGAGGCTGGGGTCGAGGTCGATCGCAAGATCTTGGCCGACCTCGCTGTCACGGATCCGGGTGCCTTTGCGCGTCTGGTGAGTTCGGTCTCTGGTCGCTAA
- the rpmI gene encoding 50S ribosomal protein L35, which produces MPKMKTDKGAKARFKVTGTGKLRRQHAFTSHLLEKKSSRRMRHLHQSVEVSSGDARRVKKLLGR; this is translated from the coding sequence ATGCCGAAGATGAAGACTGACAAGGGAGCGAAGGCTCGATTCAAGGTGACGGGTACTGGCAAGTTGCGACGACAGCATGCGTTCACCTCACATCTGTTGGAGAAGAAGTCATCGCGCCGGATGCGTCACCTGCATCAGAGCGTTGAGGTCTCGAGTGGTGACGCTCGTCGTGTGAAGAAGTTGTTGGGGCGTTAG